A stretch of Babesia bigemina genome assembly Bbig001, chromosome : III DNA encodes these proteins:
- a CDS encoding membrane protein, putative, whose protein sequence is MAVCDVSLVLGASGFACPSQCPYWSQSAVWKGVGVCTTAERCSVYNPRLTYADPVSRVCLPCDVYGCATCAYSQATSAAPVFRLNNAAGSATLAGSQPDSGVALPDVCLECAPGYRMADEGRSCYLVKSSIWSRSFYTMVAGITIALAALCVRLLVRPSLFRANLDRYRQELGSHRGGHGSSKLGRGIIGAMLALMNEDIAGIGVMLYFRFLAFVLGTTLVLLLLSVAHAHIPCSDMIRSLGEAFSLDRPDDVLVDPSWLSWLGFRRAPGWRQHLLNFRIVDDAITWSVSQYVEDNVRTMHVLYVAVMGITLAFAWSQHKFIREYFKRNPRVQSFTLVLERVPPFHTLEDFVENASGVRPKSVTVAYDIEKASEGLREFLDLQDDEASTGVYVNLDMALEHRRVLESLEPSGTAYAVFHTRMEMRKALISLNRSGICNARLCDVEPEDVDWYNIFEGDGLLRRAAEMTAAVCATQLFWTLVFFMPYAAYKLHAGSTDLFEALWLYMFTGVGNGLVAASIRKATEKVQFASVQSAESYNMWLSTLAELLNVGLNVLLAHFNNYGGHYKVLSMVKDFALYKRTATFSVGEEVSITQSLSTYMVNVILLVPAMAFVLVRYGTPLMGALYVLAADLDGRVSHLLRPAPFELNGRYGSAVVNFTFSLLLQYVIRSRMQSFIIAFALLASYAVHYVIDAYVLINKAEPSRLTGTTAFRNALMMWAVPTGILAACPSYWRWRGMDGYLATSFVIFGLHVFFYCTFIYFICRPRDHLEGAEDNTSPSDYSIHNPVYKLRRLAGI, encoded by the coding sequence ATGGCTGTGTGCGACGTGTCGTTGGTGCTCGGCGCAAGCGGCTTTGCGTGCCCGAGCCAGTGCCCGTACTGGTCGCAGAGCGCGGTGTGGAAGGGCGTCGGCGTCTGCACGACTGCGGAGCGCTGCAGTGTGTACAACCCTAGGCTGACGTATGCCGACCCCGTCAGCCGCGTGTGTCTGCCCTGCGATGTCTACGGGTGTGCGACGTGCGCCTACTCCCAAGCCACGTCGGCGGCGCCCGTTTTCCGCCTAAACAATGCTGCTGGCAGCGCTACTCTCGCGGGTAGTCAGCCGGATTCCGGCGTCGCGCTCCCAGATGTGTGTCTCGAGTGCGCCCCGGGCTATCGCATGGCTGACGAGGgccgcagctgctaccTGGTGAAGAGCTCCATCTGGTCCCGGTCGTTCTACACCATGGTGGCAGGCATCACTATCGCATTAGCCGCGCTGTGCGTCCGTTTGCTGGTGCGGCCGTCCCTGTTCCGCGCCAACCTGGACCGCTATCGCCAGGAGTTGGGGTCGCATCGGGGAGGTCACGGGAGCTCGAAGTTGGGTCGAGGCatcatcggcgccatgctggcgcttATGAACGAGGACATTGCTGGCATCGGGGTAATGCTGTACTTCCGATTCCTGGCGTTTGTGCTGGGCACGACGCTGGTCCTGCTTCTGCTGAGCGTGGCCCACGCCCACATCCCGTGCTCCGACATGATCCGGTCGTTGGGAGAAGCCTTCTCCCTCGACCGGCCCGACGACGTGCTCGTTGACCCCTCTTGGCTGAGCTGGCTAGGTTTTCGGCGGGCGCCTGGATGGCGCCAGCACCTGCTGAACTTCAGGATCGTCGACGACGCCATCACCTGGAGCGTCTCCCAGTACGTAGAGGACAACGTCCGTACCATGCACGTGTTGTACGTGGCGGTGATGGGAATTACTCTCGCATTCGCGTGGTCGCAGCACAAGTTCATCAGGGAGTACTTCAAGCGCAACCCCCGCGTGCAGAGCTTCACGCTGGTCCTGGAGCGGGTGCCGCCCTTCCACACGCTGGAGGACTTCGTCGAGAACGCCAGCGGCGTGCGCCCGAAGTCGGTGACCGTGGCGTACGACATCGAAAAAGCGTCCGAAGGCCTGCGGGAATTCCTGGACCTGCAAGACGACGAGGCAAGCACCGGAGTGTACGTCAACCTCGACATGGCACTCGAGCACAGGCGCGTCCTCGAGTCCCTGGAGCCCAGCGGCACCGCCTACGCCGTGTTCCACACTCGCATGGAGATGCGGAAAGCGTTGATCTCGCTGAACAGGAGCGGCATCTGCAACGCCCGCTTGTGCGATGTGGAGCCCGAGGATGTCGACTGGTATAACATCTTCGAGGGCGACGGCCTCCTAAGGCGCGCAGCTGAGATGACGGCTGCGGTATGCGCCACCCAGCTGTTCTGGACGTTGGTTTTCTTCATGCCGTACGCCGCTTACAAGCTGCACGCGGGCTCCACCGATCTGTTCGAGGCGCTGTGGTTGTACATGTTTACCGGAGTGGGTAACGGGCTGGTCGCCGCCTCCATCCGCAAGGCAACCGAGAAGGTGCAGTTCGCTAGTGTGCAGTCCGCGGAGAGCTACAACATGTGGTTGAGCACGTTGgcggagctgctcaacgtcggGCTCAACGTGTTGCTCGCCCACTTCAATAACTACGGAGGGCACTACAAGGTGCTCTCCATGGTCAAGGACTTCGCGCTGTACAAGCGCACGGCGACGTTCAGCGTCGGTGAGGAGGTGTCGATAACGCAGAGCCTGAGTACCTACATGGTAAACGTGATACTGCTGGTCCCGGCGATGGCGTTCGTGTTGGTGCGCTACGGCACGCCGCTGATGGGCGCGCTCTACGTGCTTGCAGCGGATTTGGACGGCCGCGTATCGCACCTGTTACGGCCGGCACCGTTTGAGCTCAACGGCCGGTACGGCAGCGCGGTTGTCAACTTCACGTTctccctgctgctgcagtatGTGATACGGAGCAGGATGCAGTCCTTCAtaatcgcatttgcgcTGCTGGCTTCGTACGCTGTGCACTACGTCATCGACGCGTACGTGCTGATAAACAAGGCGGAGCCCTCTCGCTTGACCGGCACAACGGCGTTTCGCAACGCGCTGATGATGTGGGCAGTACCTACCGGAATCCTGGCCGCGTGCCCGTCGTACTGGCGCTGGCGTGGCATGGACGGGTATCTGGCGACAAGTTTTGTGATTTTTGGGTTGCACGTGTTCTTCTACTGCACGTTCATCTACTTCATCTGCAGGCCACGCGACCACTTGGAGGGAGCCGAGGACAACACTTCGCCATCGGACTATAGTATCCACAACCCCGTGTACAAGTTGCGGCGACTTGCGGGAATTTAA
- a CDS encoding NUCLEAR MOVEMENT PROTEIN NUDC, putative yields MMHAAARSFGNIEQLLEAFFGFLCTQTDFYHTQLSDGDIAKFGLDRSVNNRGFKPDHVRSMIARIFDKNLRLYRERYQPYLLGIPVERTPTRTRTTNHRSAPIDEEFAKTPYVPGQFLPRETAKYSVEKHATGSSTVSSELPVKTGQGTAFYDSSLSIGMSKNPSTVNGGSYQGGENTVVRNDSSRYANQAEAPVPNKGMIENQKGAANGPMLPQVSGVDPYALERLRTDFTLSPFNGGKTNVYCWNQTFTDVTIEVVTSEFLAAKDVDLRVTRDHIQLNLWGKHIFSGKLPQPVNAAEATWSIEDKRMLVISLDKTEERWWDSLVEGHPKIDVTQIESVKRFDEFSAPAQNEMLNLMKQHRDRQSQGGF; encoded by the coding sequence ATGATGCACGCTGCTGCGCGCAGCTTTGGTAAcatagagcagctgctggaggcgTTTTTCGGATTCCTTTGCACACAGACGGACTTTTACCACACCCAGCTGTCGGACGGTGACATCGCCAAATTCGGCCTCGACCGCTCCGTCAACAATCGCGGATTTAAGCCTGATCACGTGAGAAGCATGATTGCGCGGATATTTGATAAAAATCTGCGATTGTACCGGGAAAGATACCAACCCTATCTGCTTGGGATCCCCGTGGAACGTACACCAACTCGAACGCGAACGACCAATCACCGTTCCGCTCCAATCGATGAGGAATTTGCTAAGACACCTTATGTCCCAGGGCAATTTCTACCAAGAGAAACCGCCAAATACAGCGTTGAGAAACATGCCACCGGCTCCAGCACAGTCTCCAGTGAATTACCGGTAAAAACAGGACAGGGAACGGCCTTTTATGATTCAAGCTTATCAATAGGCATGTCTAAGAATCCCAGTACGGTTAATGGTGGCTCATATCAAGGAGGTGAAAATACCGTGGTACGCAATGACTCCAGCCGATATGCAAACCAAGCTGAGGCTCCTGTGCCCAATAAGGGTATGATCGAGAATCAGAAAGGTGCAGCTAATGGGCCTATGCTGCCGCAAGTGAGTGGAGTAGATCCATATGCGCTGGAACGGTTACGCACTGACTTTACGCTGTCACCGTTCAATGGCGGTAAAACAAATGTCTATTGCTGGAACCAGACGTTCACCGACGTCACCATCGAAGTAGTCACGAGCGAATTTCTTGCTGCCAAAGACGTTGATTTGAGGGTCACGCGGGACCACATCCAGCTCAACCTCTGGGGCAAGCATATCTTCTCGGGGAAGCTGCCGCAACCCGTCAATGCAGCTGAGGCGACCTGGAGCATCGAGGATAAGCGCATGCTCGTGATTTCGCTGGATAAAACGGAGGAACGTTGGTGGGATAGCCTCGTGGAGGGGCACCCCAAAATAGACGTCACCCAAATCGAGTCGGTAAAGCGGTTTGACGAGTTCAGCGCGCCGGCTCAAAATGAAATGCTAAATCTGATGAAGCAACACCGTGATAGGCAATCTCAGGGTGGCTTCTGA
- a CDS encoding ubiquitin-conjugating enzyme family protein, putative, with product MCRHALTYAQRRRLLLDLRKLQQELPESVCASPTDGDLFNWQAVILGPRDSFYITLAGIFTLSLKFPTDYPHKPPTVKFTTRIYHPNIYQDGSICLDILDREWSPVFDICGILTSIQSLLTDPNNRSPANKEAAVLYTEHRAEYIRKVKEAVLESIEAAETQIENNE from the exons ATGTGTAGACACGCGCTCACATACGCGCAGCGCAGAAGGTTGCTGCTTGACTTGCGGAAACTGCAACAAGAGCTCCCAGAGTCAGTCTGCGCCAGCCCGACTGACGGAGACCTGTTCAACTGGCAGGCGGTGATTCTGGGACCG CGTGATTCCTTTTATATTACCCTCGCAGGCATATTCACACTCTCGTTGAAGTTTCCGACCGATTACCCACACAAACCGCCGACTGTCAAGTTCACAACGCGAATATACCACCCGAACATCTACCAGGACGGCAGCATCTGTCTGGACATCCTGGACAGGGAGTGGAGCCCAGTCTTCGACATATGCGGGATACTAACTTCGATACAGTCGCTTCTCACCGACCCTAATAACCGAAGTCCGGCGAACAAGGAGGCGGCCGTACTGTACACCGAGCATCGTGCCGAGTACATCCGGAAGGTCAAGGAGGCGGTACTGGAAAGCATAGAGGCAGCGGAAACGCAGATTGAAAACAATGAATAG
- a CDS encoding RNA recognition motif domain containing protein, putative → MADPSAEDDRKVLVKEFLDLDELKEREAKSRAVVLEILGDIPDADVAPPKNVLFVCKLNPVTEQDDLKLIFSRFGPVRSCDVIRDYKTGDSLQYAFVEFETEEACNDAYFKMQNVLVDDRRIHVDFCQSVSGFWKRFKENGTFTREVKGGPSQAETTRQGQWRRDYDRYRRQRGPVRDVRRQEYRNRGAGRDMDIEAMAEIDQCTVGAAATVADQAVLCPALQVTDLVCVVEGTLGISLGTDHKTATGIVIARDIVTGHNALHIDGTASVIFHEATHRTAPQVAVGPMGAANKRRKTTFTVLPYIGLPDTPNLMTFTMRTAQRIKRPM, encoded by the exons ATGGCCGACCCGTCTGCGGAGGACGATCGAAAAGTGCTCGTCAAGGAGTTCCTGGATCTTGACGAGCTCAAGGAGCGGGAGGCGAAGTCACGCGCTGTTGTACTTGAGATCCTCGGTGACATCCCCGACGCCGACGTCGCGCCTCCGAAGAATGTGCTCTTTGTGTGCAAGTTGAACCCAGTCACCGAGCAGGATGACTTAAAGCTTATATTTTCGCG ATTCGGCCCCGTGCGGAGCTGCGATGTTATCCGTGACTACAAGACCGGCGACTCGCTGCAGTACGCCTTCGTGGAGTTTGAGACCGAAGAGGCGTGCAACGACGCGTACTTCAAGATGCAAAATGTGCTAGTAGACGACCGGAG GATCCACGTCGATTTCTGCCAGTCAGTGTCTGGCTTCTGGAAACGTTTCAAAGAGAACGGCACATTCACACGCGAAGTTAAGGGCGGTCCTAGTCAAGCGGAAACCACTAGGCAAGGACAGTGGCGACGAGACTACGACCGGTACCGCCGTCAGCGAGGCCCCGTCCGTGACGTACGTCGCCAAGAATATCGCAATCGAG GAGCAGGGAGAGATATGGATATCGAAGCCATGGCCGAGATCGACCAGTGTACCGTCGGCGCCGCAGCTACAGTAGCAGATCAAGCAGTACTTTGCCCAGCATTGCAAGTGACAGATCTAGTCTGCGTCGTCGAGGGGACTCTAGGCATATCTCTAGGGACCGATCACAAGACAGCTACAGGAATCGTCATAGCCAGAGATATCGTGACAGGCCACAACGCTCTCCACATCGACGGGACCGCATCAGTGATATTTCACGAAGCAACTCATCGAACAGCACCTCAAGTCGCCGTAGGCCCTATGGGAGCGGCGAATAAGCGCCGCAAAACAACTTTCACTGTCTTGCCATACATCGGTTTGCCTGATACTCCCAACTTGATGACATTCACCATGCGGACTGCGCAGCGCATCAAACGTCCAATGTAA
- a CDS encoding ADP RIBOSYLATION FACTOR-RELATED, putative, protein MGGSLSCRRPLSVSPQSYPTLQLHVFGLAGSGKHSIVRFLKYGVPVLDAKRDDVEVDMQWITHRKVRMLLWVSEHTAQKEVANATDVARALVCVVDGSDPDKLAAARDYLFTQLQETTGTPNLLILLNKCDKHSFVFLEEAHDALNLDQIRDRHVRIYACSAATGEGIREALDWLCSKFHLQNGIYVSRKGEQNSYQPHIFADTM, encoded by the exons ATGGGAGGCTCACTTTCGTGCCGCCGTCCTCTAAGCGTATCACCTCAATCGTACCCTACGCTGCAGCTACACGTATTTGGACTTGCGGGCTCCGGCAAGCATTCTATCGTGAGATTCCTCAAGTACGGTGTACCTGTTTTGGATGCTAAGCGAGATGATG TTGAAGTAGACATGCAATGGATCACGCACCGCAAAGTCAGGATGCTACTATGGGTATCCGAGCACACTGCACAAAAGGAAGTTGCCAATGCAACCGATGTTGCCAGAGCGCTCGTATGCGTCGTTGACGGATCGGACCCTGACAAGTTGGCCGCAGCTCGCGACTACCTGTTCACACAACTGCAAGAAACCACTGGCACTCCCAATTTGCTGATTCTGCTAAACAAGTGCGACAAGCACTCCTTCGTGTTCCTCGAAGAGGCGCACGATGCGCTGAACCTCGACCAGATCAGAGACCGCCATGT GCGCATTTACGCGTGCTCGGCTGCCACCGGCGAGGGGATTCGCGAGGCGCTTGATTGGCTGTGCAGCAAGTTCCACCTCCAAAACGGGATTTACGTCAGCCGCAAGGGTGAGCAGAACAGTTACCAACCACACATCTTCGCAGATACCATGTAA
- a CDS encoding transporter, major facilitator family, putative has protein sequence MSDENPAGPPEHHSDNDETKASAVVEMQSIEPGNANDEIQGDKSKVEGLVNRRICYIFALMAVLECFVNYDLGAMSVMVPLIQSQYAFSTTDLGIMGALPFLGLIVLSPIIGTVFTFFKARTIIALGLVMNVSSLLVFALAYNKVMFYLSRFLVGATQSFFVIYAPVWVGCFAPDARKNLWMAILQGSIVGGFMLGYAFTAILKDASDDGWRISIGSQMGVLSVLVYLFMWTPSQYINLPSMETPKKEADETPVEADSEGSVVVMSNMAALRSRAERSPSSPRSIDDSTVLHNRGYSCEPVTKRPSILPGDTLQMLPSRNSCIGRINTDIMKRPSIISATCHLPCRSNESMVSGAPQDPENGESYTLWSSCKIILSNPYFCFSTMTVSALFYVVTAIQYWTTKVAIALYEVPESLLYTLFVATSTTAPVMGVIAGSWIIDVLSARYPSKPIIIDLVLVSWTLVTLLCALSVTLWHSFYNLVGCIWVILFFGGGLLPPITLITINTISEPLRPMASSICMCLYHIFGYIGGTLLPGVIMDLTETDRSAIFATYFPVILGTLGAMGNALARYYEYKRAPAAESNV, from the coding sequence ATGTCGGACGAAAATCCTGCCGGGCCGCCGGAGCATCATTCGGATAATGATGAAACCAAGGCCTCGGCAGTGGTCGAGATGCAGTCTATTGAGCCAGGTAACGCTAATGATGAGATACAGGGTGACAAGTCTAAGGTTGAGGGGCTAGTAAATCGTAGAATATGCTACATTTTCGCTCTCATGGCGGTTCTGGAGTGCTTCGTGAACTATGACCTAGGCGCTATGTCGGTCATGGTGCCGCTGATCCAGAGTCAGTATGCATTCTCCACAACTGATCTTGGCATCATGGGAGCACTGCCGTTCTTAGGGTTGATCGTGTTGAGCCCGATTATTGGAACTGTTTTCACGTTCTTCAAGGCGAGGACGATCATAGCATTGGGGCTAGTCATGAACGTTTCGTCGCTTCTCGTCTTTGCGTTGGCTTACAACAAGGTCATGTTCTACCTTTCTCGGTTTCTTGTGGGCGCAACCCAGTCCTTCTTCGTTATTTACGCCCCGGTGTGGGTCGGATGTTTTGCGCCCGATGCCCGCAAGAACCTTTGGATGGCCATACTGCAAGGGTCGATTGTTGGGGGCTTCATGCTCGGCTATGCCTTCACTGCCATACTCAAAGACGCCAGTGATGATGGGTGGCGAATCAGCATCGGATCGCAGATGGGCGTTTTGTCGGTTCTTGTTTACCTGTTCATGTGGACTCCCAGCCAGTACATCAACCTGCCGTCGATGGAAACCCCCAAGAAGGAAGCTGATGAGACTCCAGTTGAGGCAGATAGCGAGGGGAGCGTGGTAGTTATGTCGAACATGGCTGCTCTCCGAAGCCGAGCTGAGCGGAGTCCGAGTTCGCCGAGGAGCATCGACGACAGCACTGTTTTACACAACCGCGGATACTCCTGCGAGCCAGTTACTAAACGCCCAAGCATTCTTCCCGGAGACACGCTGCAGATGTTGCCGTCCAGAAATAGCTGCATCGGTAGAATCAACACTGATATCATGAAGCGTCCGAGCATTATCAGCGCAACCTGCCATCTGCCGTGCAGGTCCAATGAATCCATGGTATCTGGAGCGCCACAAGATCCCGAAAATGGGGAGTCATACACCTTGTGGTCGAGTTGCAAGATAATATTGTCGAACCcatacttctgcttctccACGATGACCGTCTCCGCCTTGTTCTACGTAGTCACTGCCATCCAGTACTGGACCACCAAGGTTGCAATAGCGTTGTACGAAGTGCCGGAATCGTTACTCTACACTCTATTTGTGGCAACATCGACGACGGCGCCAGTGATGGGCGTCATTGCGGGTTCGTGGATTATCGATGTACTCAGTGCACGATACCCGAGCAAACCGATCATCATCGACCTCGTTCTCGTATCGTGGACGTTGGTGACTCTGTTGTGCGCACTTTCGGTGACGTTGTGGCACAGCTTCTACAATCTGGTTGGCTGCATCTGGGTCATCTTATTTTTCGGCGGTGGTCTTCTCCCGCCCATCACTTTGATCACCATCAACACCATCTCAGAGCCCCTGAGGCCCATGGCGTCAAGCATATGCATGTGCCTCTATCACATTTTCGGCTACATAGGCGGAACTTTGCTTCCCGGCGTCATAATGGACCTAACAGAGACGGACCGATCCGCCATTTTCGCGACCTACTTCCCCGTTATTTTGGGCACCTTAGGTGCGATGGGGAACGCCTTGGCGCGTTACTATGAATACAAAcgcgctccagcagcggaaTCTAATGTTTAA